A window from Ignavibacteriota bacterium encodes these proteins:
- the gmk gene encoding guanylate kinase, which translates to MSDQKGKLFVFSAPSGSGKTTIIKNVLNNFKELSFSISATTRKRRHNETEGIDYFFLDEDSFKKKVENDEFIEWGKFFGYYYGTLKNFVFEKINNGISMVLEVDVKGAINIKNVYKDSVLIFISPPSIEELKTRLYNRKTESDADFAKRIERAEMELNYREKFDYNVYNYNLEDASIEVYKIIENELRK; encoded by the coding sequence TTGTCTGATCAAAAAGGAAAATTATTTGTATTTTCAGCCCCAAGCGGTTCGGGGAAAACAACAATTATTAAAAATGTTCTAAATAATTTTAAAGAACTATCGTTTTCAATTTCTGCAACAACCAGAAAAAGAAGACATAACGAAACTGAAGGAATAGATTATTTTTTTCTTGATGAAGATTCTTTCAAAAAGAAAGTTGAGAATGATGAATTTATTGAATGGGGAAAATTTTTTGGATATTATTACGGAACTTTAAAGAATTTCGTTTTTGAGAAAATTAATAACGGAATTTCAATGGTTCTTGAAGTTGATGTTAAAGGCGCAATAAATATAAAAAATGTTTACAAAGATTCTGTTCTAATTTTTATTTCGCCGCCAAGTATTGAAGAATTAAAAACAAGATTATATAATCGGAAAACCGAATCGGATGCGGATTTTGCAAAGAGAATTGAAAGAGCAGAAATGGAATTAAATTATAGAGAAAAATTCGATTATAATGTTTATAATTATAATCTTGAAGATGCAAGTATAGAAGTTTATAAAATAATAGAAAATGAATTAAGAAAATAA